Proteins from one Sander lucioperca isolate FBNREF2018 chromosome 16, SLUC_FBN_1.2, whole genome shotgun sequence genomic window:
- the LOC118493479 gene encoding early nodulin-75-like, translating to MRDPVLKSPPVFPGLPWSPSVSPGLPRSTPVFPGLPRSSPVSPGLPRSPSVFPGLLRYPPVSPVYSGLPRSSPIFPGLHRSSLVYPGLPWSPPVSPGLPWSPLVPRSPPGPARVTRQDWQMLGVPGFSFSCSTFLTAPHQERPIITTAPHQERPIITTALHQERPIITTAPHQERPIITTAPHQERPIITTAPHQERPIITTALHQEGPIITTAPHQEGPIITTAPHQERPIITTAPHQERPIITTAPHQERPIITTALHQERPIITTALHQERPIITTAPHQERPIITTALHQERPIITTAPHQERPIITTALHQERPIITTALHQERPIITTAPHQERPIITTAPHQERPIITTAPHQERPIITTAPHQERPIITTAPHQERPIITTACNRSALCRCTGAAVRLTH from the exons ATGCGTGATCCGGTCTtaaag TCTCCCCCCGTCTTTCCCGGTCTTCCCTGGTCTCCTTCGGTCTCCCCTGGTCTCCCCCGGTCTACCCCGGTCTTCCCCGGTCTCCCTCGGTCTTCCCCGGTCTCCCCCGGTCTTCCCCGGTCTCCCTCGGTCTTCCCCGGTCTACTCCGTTATCCCCCGGTTTCCCCGGTCTACTCCGGTCTTCCCCGATCTTCCCCGATCTTCCCCGGTCTCCACCGGTCTTCCCTGGTCTACCCTGGTCTACCCTGGTCTCCCCCGGTCTCCCCCGGTCTCCCCTGGTCTCCCTTGGTACCCCGGTCTCCCCCAGGACCAGCTCGGGTCACTAGGCAGGATTGGCAAATGCTAGGAGTGCCAG GTTTTTCTTTTAGCTGCAGCACATTTCTCACAGCTCCACACCAGGAGCGGCCCATTATAACCACAGCTCCACACCAGGAGCGGCCCATTATAACCACAGCTCTACACCAGGAGCGGCCCATTATAACCACAGCTCCACACCAGGAGCGGCCCATTATAACCACAGCTCCACACCAGGAGCGGCCCATTATAACCACAGCTCCACACCAGGAGCGGCCCATTATAACCACAGCTCTACACCAGGAGGGGCCCATTATAACCACAGCTCCACACCAGGAGGGGCCCATTATAACCACAGCTCCACACCAGGAGCGGCCCATTATAACCACAGCTCCACACCAGGAGCGGCCCATTATAACCACAGCTCCACACCAGGAGCGGCCCATTATAACCACAGCTCTACACCAGGAGCGGCCCATTATAACCACAGCTCTACACCAGGAGCGGCCCATTATAACCACAGCTCCACACCAGGAGCGGCCCATTATAACCACAGCTCTACACCAGGAGCGGCCCATTATAACCACAGCTCCACACCAGGAGCGGCCCATTATAACCACAGCTCTACACCAGGAGCGGCCCATTATAACCACAGCTCTACACCAGGAGCGGCCCATTATAACCACAGCTCCACACCAGGAGCGGCCCATTATAACCACAGCTCCACACCAGGAGCGGCCCATTATAACCACAGCTCCACACCAGGAGCGGCCCATTATAACCACAGCTCCACACCAGGAGCGGCCCATTATAACCACAGCTCCACACCAGGAGCGGCCCATTATAACCACAGCTTGTAACCGGTCAGCGCTGTGCAGATGCACCGGAGCGGCTGTTAGACTCACTCACTAA